The Humulus lupulus chromosome 7, drHumLupu1.1, whole genome shotgun sequence region CGATGAGAAGAattatacaatatagattgtaataataataatattttaaccaCCAATGAAAAGCATAAAAAATATCACCAAACCTGACAGTTGAGCTGAATCTTGAAAGAGAACACTCGCAATTTTGATTCCACTCTAGGAACTTTCATCAACTCCATAAAATActgaaatatttaaaacataacaaaataaaaaatgaccTTTTGGGACTATTCCGGCCATGATAGAATTCAAAAGGTATCTATATGCTCtcaaattgacaagtaaatagcTAAATTTAAACTGGACAATAATGATGTACAACAGTAGTAATTCCAAGTTTCTATTACATAAATTGTTTTTCTTTTAAGTAAATAAACAGAGggaaattaaaagaaataaaggagtttgtaagaaactaataaaataaatcaataagttCAAAACATTTTACTGTTGTGTACTTTAATCATAGAAAGTCATTCATGGACAAGAAAAGATGAATAATGCTTCTTACCTGTTCACACTTTCCCAGGCTCTCCTTGTCACCTGTGTAACCCTGataatcatatatcataaatGGTCATAGCCAGCAACAGAAAGAGTAACAGAACAAGTCATAATGCTGTATTTTGAAAGCTGAATTACTGACTTGCTAACAAACTGGTAAGGAGCACAATGTAACTTGCATTAAAGTCTCACCTTGAGAAGTTCCATCTCTTCTTTAGTAGGACAAAATTTTATTAGATTTTCCACCTGTTCAACATCTAATACTGATTCATCCATCGCTAGCACTGCAGCCTGAGAAGATGCATGCCACTAGTGTTAAGTAAACACAAAAAGAGTAACCAAACATGTTATTGTTCCATATTATCAAAACCTATAGAGGAAAAAGACTTCAAAAATATGTGAAACGAAAAAGGATAAAAATTATCCTTATATTTCATGTTTTGATCTCGCAAAATCCTAAATATGTGTTGTTTTCAGTCCCAGGCTGAAAGTACCGATTGCCCATACGTAATGAAAGAAAAATAGACAAATCAAATTAAGTTAACCAACCCATTATCACAGGATTTCATTTAAGAATTCTATATCAAAGAATCTGTATCCACATTGAAGAGATAAAACTATCCATATCTCCAGATTATTCAAGTAAAAATAAGATCTTCAAGTAGAAGTTTACCATCATATCAAGAAGCGGCATCTTAACTTTTGTGAGCATAATTTCAGTGTTGTTTGCCCTCCTCAGGTCAATCTAGAGGATGTAACATGGAAACAAATGGGACAGAAGTAACATCATAAATATCAGAATgcaaaagaataaaaagaaatatCAATGAGAAAGGAAATCCTTTTTTACAAGGACACTGAATCATTCACGAAATGTATCTAACAATTGTAACAAGATCAGAAaagcaaagaagaagaagaaagaaaagaacagAGCAGAAAGGACCATGATAGGAACCCAAATAGAAAGCTTTCTGCctcaattcaatatatgacataTCATATTTGACAACCACTGTCTTTTTACAGATTGAAACTTAGAATCAATAAAGAGATTGTCAAGCCCTTGGGGCTGGTTTTGGCAGTGGAGTAGAGTGGTGTCTAGCCAACACCTCATTCGAACCACGTATGTGTTTGTGTTCCTCTTTATGTTTCATTTCTTTTTTGATTTGATTCCTTGATTAAACCAGTTTTGTCTTTAAGATTGATTATTGATCAATTGTTTTCTGGTTTATGGTGTGTTTTTTGGTTTATGGTGTGTTGATTTTCACTACAATTTATCAAATATATATCATCACCACAATTTTGGTTATAGTTAATTGCACTTTTTACAtgaataataaactattgtatttagaCAGTTAAATGCACACAAACATAGATAACCTGAAAcaaatttcattaaaaaaaatcaacaaagaaAATCATGAAGAGCCGAACAAAAGCATAGCAATCAACCTTAAAAATGGCAAAAATATGGTATAAAGGGAAATGAAAAAGGACACCTGAGAGATAAtttgttttgttgaattctaAGATTATTTGAATAACTTTTTTTATAGTTAGCTTTATAAATagatctcttttcttttctcattTTGAATAtgcatataattaaataataacaattacttCTTTCATTAAGAAATCATCTCTCTTAGTTTCAGACCATCCTATTATTTCATATTCTATCAAATTTTTccagcaaaagaaaaaaaaaacataacacacCAATAGTCATTGGTGTTCAGAAACAGAGCATTTCATCAATGAAATAAACTTATTAGATAAGTTATGGatgtataaatataaaatatatataaattatgcaTTGATTTTTTAACTAGTATTGTAAGCTACATAACACATATATGTAACACAAATACAAATTATGAACTAACAAATAGACTAAACAATTATTTTGATAGAAATAGAATACTTACCCCTTTTTTCAACTCATAAATGATTAATGCCATAACCTCGCAAGGAGACAGCAACTCCAAAGCATTGTCGAACAAAACAGATCATTGTGAATATTATTGGAAAGTTAATTTCATGACTTTTATTTAATTTGAACcttttttttatgaatatttcaTAGACTACTTGTCCCAAATTCTTGGTCTGCATTCTGTTTTGGTATTTTCAGaaaccaaacaaaataaaattcttGACATAGATCATGATCAGCAATATACTTAGGAAAGTAAAATTAAATTGAGTGTGCCTCATCATGAAGATAGGAGATATTTTGTTTGTACAAGATACTTCTTTTGAATTAACTAGAGAACAAAATTATGTTGTACTTTTGACAATTCTCTCGGAATTTTTTTAAAGAAGTCGTCacataaaaaaatgtttatattcttttatcaAAGTTATATTTCAAACGAGGATAAAGCCTTTTCTCTAATCATAAACCCTTCTTGCTGCTTTTCTTATATTTGTTTCATTGTCACTCATTGAGTGCTAGTTATTGTCATGAATTTTACTTTTTATTCCCTAAATCTAAATAACAAATTATTTGGTCTTTGACTTCCGAAATGACCAATTAAAAGAAATGATTGACTGGTGACTATCAAAGAAATATTCATCAAAAGCAGTGTCTTTATTTATTTAGAGGGATTATCAGGGACCTGAAACGGCTCTGTGATCAAGAAATGTAAAATAACAATTCTAAATTTGCTTTACTATTTTTCAGGAAAACTAGTAAAACTTATTCACTTATTCAATACCAACAACTACTGGTAGTCTTCTTATGAATAAATGGTTTGTATTAGAACTTTGTGATTAATTCTAAGTATTTATAATATAAAGGTCATGTAATATTGGTATACTAAAGGCTAAAACAAGCTTTTGGACCAACTTAAACCCTTACCTTTCCCTTACTTCTCCTtatttataagaaaaataaacaaagatgAGAAGGTACATGTTTGTTTGtggatatatatacatattgtaACAAGTAAACAAATACATTTGCATAACTTTCTTGTACTATGTCAATCATTATGCAATACATTCCACTAGTAAAAAAACCTATATTTTTAAATCCATATACGAGTAAAAGAAAGACACAACaaacattgttaaaaaaaatcagCTACTTATAAAAGACCATTGACCAATAATGAAGGAAATGATAGACTCTTTCTGTTAGCACTATAATACATTGTCAAGGTTTTAAGAGACTATATATAGAGAGTCATCATAAGCTAAAAAGAAGAAAGGAGCCTTTGGGTTTTAAAAATAGAGAAAGAATGACAAGTTGTACTATAACTATAGACCAGAAGTACATAACTATAGTGTACCAAACAATTAGATGTATGTATCTGACCATGAACAGTAGTAAATATGACACAATCCACAAAGAAaacaaacaaagcagatagattGCCATCACTAGTCAAAAGGCCCACATAATGCAAGATATGTCTAACAATATTAAACGAAGAATGCAATCAATGTCAGAGGAAACCAATGAAAGTATTAAATTTAAATCCTATAAAGATAGATGACAACTCacattcttttaaagcttttgaGATTCTCTCCTGTCTATGTTCTGAATGTGAAATTGGTAGGAATTACAAGGAAAAAAAACCTGTCAAGAACTGAAAAACACATTGTTTTGTAAAGGACTTCTGAACAGAATGgaatttcttcctttctttctatTTCAGACTAAGGTTGTCTTACATTTGACTGAAGCCAATGTTCTTCTTAAACCTGTTGAAGCTGATAACACTGGAAATGTGGATAGAAAAAGAGAATAATTATTCAAACTGAAGAGCTCAAAGCATGTTCCTGCTAGAAATAATAAGACAAGATGATAAGGACTCTC contains the following coding sequences:
- the LOC133791806 gene encoding formin-like protein 20, yielding MLTKVKMPLLDMMAAVLAMDESVLDVEQVENLIKFCPTKEEMELLKGYTGDKESLGKCEQYFMELMKVPRVESKLRVFSFKIQLNCQISEFKKSLNTVNSACEEVRNSLKLKDIMKKILFLGNTLNQGTAILVIEI